One genomic segment of Sparus aurata chromosome 24, fSpaAur1.1, whole genome shotgun sequence includes these proteins:
- the rgn gene encoding regucalcin, with amino-acid sequence MMMSSVKVESVLKASAVIGEGPVWEESAQTLLFVDIVGQKIHRWSPNTNQIQSVETGDTVGFAVPRRSGGYVAGVGRSIVAVDWSTQTMSSLAEVDEDKPNNRLNDGKVDPFGRLLAGTMEKEVRPAEFQRHQGSLFSVTSDLTVTKHLDKVDISNGMDWSLDQRTFYYIDSLALTVDAFDYDSNTGQIGNRRVVYRMEEGEGLPDGMTLDVEGRLWVACYNGGRVINIDPATGVRLQTVPLPVMKTTSCCFGGPDYSDLYVTSASLGLGQSERRLQPLDGDIFRVTGLGVKGRPSNSFSG; translated from the exons atgatgatgtcatcagtgaaGGTAGAGAGTGTGCTGAAGGCAAGTGCTGTAATTGGTGAAGGGCCAGTGTGGGAGGAGTCGGCGCAGACACTGCTGTTTGTCGACATTGTCGGGCAGAAAATCCACCGGTGGAGTCCAAACACCAATCAGATCCAGTCTGTGGAGACAG GTGACACAGTGGGCTTTGCAGTTCCTCGCAGGTCAGGTGGTTATGTTGCAGGTGTAGGTAGAAGCATCGTGGCTGTTGATTGGTCGACTCAGACGATGTCTTCATTGGCGGAAGTTGATGAGGACAAACCTAACAACCGCCTGAACGACGGGAAGGTCGATCCTTTTGGTCGCCTGCTGGCAG GTACAATGGAGAAGGAGGTGAGACCTGCTGAGTTTCAGAGACATCAAGGATCTTTGTTCTCTGTGACCTCCGACCTCACTGTGACAAAACACCTGGACAAG GTGGACATATCTAACGGGATGGACTGGTCTCTGGATCAGAGGACATTTTACTACATTGACAGTTTGGCTCTGACTGTTGACGCCTTTGACTACGACTCAAACACAGGACAGATCG GTAACCGTCGTGTTGTGTACCGTatggaggaaggggaggggcTTCCAGACGGAATGACACTTGATGTTGAAGGTCGTCTCTGGGTGGCGTGTTACAATGGAGGACGAGTCATCAATATCGACCCTGCTACTG GTGTGCGGCTGCAGACGGTCCCTCTGCCGGTGATGAAGACAACCTCGTGTTGTTTCGGTGGTCCGGACTACTCTGACCTCTATGTGACCTCAGCCAGTCTAGGCCTCGGCCAATCAGAGAGGAGACTGCAGCCACTGGACGGAGACATCTTCAGG gtGACTGGACTTGGGGTCAAAGGTCGTCCTTCAAACTCGTTCTCTGGATGA
- the vps16 gene encoding vacuolar protein sorting-associated protein 16 homolog: protein MCDNAVQSLTVCLSPYLSVSLYLSVHQWKSGPVVQLGWTVSDELLCIQEDGSVLIYDLFGSFKRHFSMGQEVVQSQVLEAKVFHSPYGTGVAIVTGSSRFTLATNIDDLKLRRLPEVPGLQGKPTCWVVLTQDRQTKVLLSNGPELFILDNTSCTAVCPPGFSPQAGSIVHMSVSFSYKYLSLFTDTGYLWTGSSQLQDKLSEVDTKKSTPPKQMVWCRRPKSQQPSVVLMWDRLLMVAGVCNDTIQFPIEDHCVLVGELDGVRIISSTTQELLQEVPLVCQDIFKIASMAPGALLLEAHREYEKSSQKADEYLREIKEQSMLGEAVRQCVEAAGHEYDTNTQKSLLRAASFGKCFLTDFSPDLFVTTCRELRVLNAVRESSIGLPLTHTQFKQMTLQVLIDRLVYRQFYPLAIEICRYLKIPDYQGVSRVLKHWASCKVQQKDLSDEAIARAVCVKVGDSPGVSYSHIAAKAYECGRTELAIKLLDFEARSGEQVPLLLKMKRSQLALSKAVESGDTDLVYTVVTYLKNEMNRGDFFMTLRNQPVALSLYRQFCKLQEQDTLKDLYNQDDDHQELANYYVTASYREKRLESRLSLLQSAVDEYNKAKNEFAAKATEDEMRLLRFQRKLDDEKGAGLLGLSLQATIEALLALGLHKQAEQLYRDFRVPDKRYWWLKLKSLAEKEEWEDLEKFAKSKKSPIGYLAFVEVCMKSHNKYEAKKYVSKVTPEQKVKAHLAVSDLEGAADAAIERKNESEIGVVLSRCSASDRLLIDRLNRARALTAKK, encoded by the exons ATGTGTGATAATGCTGTACAGTCTCTAACAGTCTGCCTCTCCCCCTACCTGTCTGTATCcctctacctgtctgtccatCAGTGGAAGAGTGGTCCTGTGGTCCAGCTGGGTTGGACGGTCAGTGATGAGCTGTTGTGTATTCAGGAGGACGGCTCGGTTCTGATCTACGATCTGTTCGGATCCTTCAAGAGACACTTCAGTATGGGACAG gAAGTGGTCCAGAGTCAGGTGTTGGAAGCCAAAGTGTTCCACTCTCCTTATGGAACAGGTGTTGCCATAGTAACTGGCTCCTCCCGATTCACCTTGGCAACAAACATTGATGACCTGAAGCTGCGGAGATTACCTGAAGTCCCAG GTCTGCAGGGGAAGCCTACCTGTTGGGTCGTCCTCACTCAGGACAGACAGACTAAAGTCCTCCTGTCCAATGGACCTGAACTCTTCATCCTGGACAACACGTCCTGCACTGCTGTG tGTCCTCCTGGTTTCAGTCCTCAGGCTGGCAGTATTGTCCACATGTCGGTGTCTTTCAGCTATAAGTACCTGTCTCTTTTCACTGACACTGGATACCTTTGGACAGGCTCCTCCCAACTGCAG GACAAACTGAGTGAAGTTGACACTAAAAAGTCGACGCCTCCCAAGCAGATGGTCTG GTGTCGTAGACCGAAGAGTCAGCAACCATCTGTGGTGTTGATGTGGGACAGACTGCTCATGGTGGCCGGAGTCTGTAACGACACCATCCA ATTCCCAATAGAGGATCACTGTGTTCTGGTTGGAGAGCTGGACGGAGTTCGAATCATCAGCTCGACCACTCAGGAGCTGCTTCAGGAGGTTCCTCTGGTCTGTCAGGACATCTTCAAGATTGCATCCATGGCTCCCGgagctctgctgctggaggccCACAGGGAGTACGAG AAGTCCAGTCAGAAGGCCGATGAGTACCTGAGGGAGATCAAGGAGCAAAGCATGCTGGGAGAGGCAGTCAGACAGTGTGTCGAGGCGGCTGGACACGAATATGACACCAACACCCAGAAGTCCCTGCTGAGG GCGGCCTCGTTCGGGAAGTGCTTCCTGACAGACTTCAGTCCCGACCTGTTTGTGACGACCTGCAGAGAACTACGAGTGCTGAATGCTGTCAGAGAGAGCAGCATAGGGCtgccgctcacacacacaca ATTTAAACAGATGACTCTGCAGGTGCTGATCGACAG ATTGGTGTATCGACAGTTTTATCCATTAGCGATAGAAATCTGTCGTTACCTGAAGATTCCAGATTATCAGGGAGTCAGCAGAGTCCTCAAACACTGGGCATCATGCAAG GTGCAGCAGAAGGACCTATCAGACGAGGCTATAGCCCGAGCCGTGTGTGTGAAAGTGGGAGACTCACCTGGTGTTTCTTACTCACACATCGCAGCTAAAGCTTATGAGTGTGGGCGTACTGAGCTCGCCATCAAG cTGTTGGATTTCGAGGCTCGGTCTGGAGAACAGGTTCCTCTGCTcctgaagatgaagaggagccaGTTGGCTCTCAGTAAAGCTGTGGAGAGTGGAGACACTGACCTGG tttACACTGTGGTGACTTACCTGAAGAATGAGATGAACCGAGGAGATTTCTTCATGACACTGAGGAACCAACCGGTTGCACTCAGCCTGTACAGACAG ttcTGTAAACTGCAGGAACAGGATACACTGAAAGATCTTTATAACCAGGACGATGATCACCAGGAGCTCGCCAACTACTACGTTACTGCCAGTTACAGAGAAAAG aggTTAGAAAGCCGTCTGTCTCTCCTGCAGAGTGCTGTTGATGAATACAACAAGGCGAAGAATGAGTTTGCTGCAAAG GCCACAGAGGATGAGATGCGTCTGCTACGATTCCAACGAAAACTGGATGATGAGAAGGGGGCGGGGCTACTGGGACTGTCTCTGCAG gcTACAATTGAGGCTCTGCTGGCGTTGGGACTCCACAAACAAGCAGAACAACTTTACAGAGACTTCAGAGTTCCTGATAAAAG GTATTGGTGGTTGAAGCTGAAGTCTctggcagagaaagaggagtgGGAGGACTTGGAAAAGTTTGCAAAGAGTAAAAAATCTCCTATTGGCTACCTG GCATTTGTTGAAGTTTGCATGAAGAGTCACAACAAGTACGAAGCCAAGAAGTATGTTTCCAAGGTTACACCTGAGCAGAAGGTCAAAGCTCACCTGGCCGTCAG TGACCTTGAGGGGGCGGCGGATGCTGCAATCGAACGCAAGAACGAATCAGAGATTGGGGTGGTCCTCTCCAGATGCTCCGCCTCCGATCGCCTGTTGATTGACAGGTTGAACCGAGCCAGAGCGTTAACTGCCAAAAAGTGA